Proteins encoded together in one Myxococcales bacterium window:
- a CDS encoding DUF1294 domain-containing protein: MPLPVAAGLALYAVMGLVTFAAFGLDKARAKEGARRVPERTLLLLSLAFGVVGGALGMRVFRHKTRKASFFVPMIGCALVHAAAVGYALTRLAR, translated from the coding sequence ATGCCGCTCCCCGTCGCCGCGGGCCTCGCGCTCTACGCCGTGATGGGGCTCGTGACGTTCGCCGCGTTCGGTCTCGACAAGGCACGCGCGAAGGAGGGCGCGAGGCGCGTCCCCGAGCGGACGCTACTTCTCTTGTCGCTCGCCTTCGGCGTCGTGGGCGGCGCGTTGGGCATGCGGGTCTTCCGCCACAAGACGCGCAAGGCGAGCTTCTTCGTGCCCATGATCGGCTGCGCGCTCGTCCACGCGGCGGCCGTGGGCTACGCGCTCACGAGGCTCGCGCGGTAG
- a CDS encoding RNA polymerase sigma factor: MALEGGAGEGRQERLSRLLMEHGRPLERIAASYARTLADREDLLQDFALALWTALPSFRAECSERTFVLRVAHNRALGFLAKRGPKTADVEDHLDDVVATSGKNPAIAYERGERGSRLFAAARALPLGHRQVVTLLLEGLSHREIAEVLGTTENNVAVRANRARAAMRALLEDDGERKGKGTGSGKEPSDER, translated from the coding sequence ATGGCACTCGAGGGCGGAGCGGGAGAGGGACGGCAGGAGCGGCTCTCTCGGCTGCTGATGGAGCACGGTAGGCCGCTCGAACGCATCGCGGCGAGCTACGCGCGAACCCTCGCGGATCGGGAGGACCTCCTCCAGGATTTCGCCCTCGCGCTGTGGACGGCGCTCCCGTCGTTCCGCGCCGAGTGCAGCGAGCGGACGTTCGTCCTCCGCGTCGCCCACAACCGCGCGCTCGGCTTCCTTGCGAAGCGCGGCCCGAAGACCGCGGACGTGGAGGACCACCTCGACGACGTCGTCGCGACCTCGGGGAAGAACCCGGCGATCGCCTACGAGCGAGGGGAGCGTGGGAGCCGGCTCTTCGCCGCGGCGCGTGCGCTGCCCCTCGGGCATAGGCAGGTCGTGACCTTGCTGCTCGAGGGGCTCTCGCACCGCGAGATCGCCGAGGTGCTGGGCACGACCGAGAACAACGTCGCCGTGCGGGCGAACCGCGCGCGCGCCGCGATGCGTGCCCTGCTCGAGGACGATGGAGAACGAAAAGGAAAAGGAACAGGAAGTGGAAAGGAGCCGAGCGATGAGCGGTGA
- a CDS encoding DEAD/DEAH box helicase codes for MTNQFLPSAPAPGEIVRVRQRQYLVEDVQPPPEPGEATLVSMSCLDDDAQGEALEVLWEHEIDTEVVRASWDRLGRRNFDAPSRFAAYLHALRWNCVTATNPRLFQSPWRAGIEVMSYQLEPLRKALRLPRVNLFIADDVGLGKTIEAGLVLREMVMRQRVRRAVVVAPPSVVIQWKEELEQRFGLTFVIYDRDYVARCRRERGYAVNPWTTHSRFILSHALLRDEEYAAPLRDLLSIDENGKPRDGADPGSLLILDEAHHAAPASSSKYAIDSQFTRAVRDLAERFEHRLFLSATPHNGLSNSFSALLEILDPQRFVRGTPVEPKLRDEVMVRRLKMDLREISGGFPKRIPVPVPLDGLPPDAPELELAKLLDEYWEAREERLEGLPPKQRAAQGLVLVNLQKRLFSSIEAFHRTLKAHRRALERAAAESHAPPTAANLELLLTQPDAEDERSELAEDEVETEEEHAVEAATAAGGGKPSAREVDLVSRMEQLAERSRRLPDARVRWLVDWVRREMCPKLPALGVPSASAPAEWLPRRVVIFTEYADTKRYLEQQLKAAIGTTDQGDDRLATFHGGMTDELREQVKRAFNTDPTKHPLRILVATDAAREGVNLQNHCADLVHMDLPWNPSRLEQRNGRIDRKLQRAAEVRCHYFVYAQREADRVLEVLAERTKVIHEELGSMPPVLEERMTRRLAKGIGPRGRKELAEALRKDTAEPQNQAAPEELEGARERKAALQKQLDELRNILDQSRRSLDLNEGQLHGVLCESLGMLGADLLKPATGRTDQAFEVPALDRRAGADPTWADTLDTLRSPRPRGMKVWEWRRTAPIRPVVFKDPGHIDEDVVHLHLEHRLVQRLLGRFLAQGFVLDDLARACVGQTDDAVPRVLLLGRLSLYGDRAARLHDEVVSVAARWTDPTARKGGLKPYAEDAQEKSWDLLLASISKGSDPAAAPEVQKNILRSASLDVTELLPHLHARCELVAGKAIAKLNERGQREAREMVEILAGQKARIERELAKVEGPQQAFEFKGFNDEEQRQLRDNAKFWRRRIEAIPRETELEPKRILQSYAVRATRIEPVGIAYLWPVTG; via the coding sequence ATGACGAACCAGTTCCTCCCGTCGGCGCCCGCGCCGGGCGAGATCGTTCGCGTTCGCCAGCGCCAGTACCTCGTCGAGGACGTGCAGCCGCCGCCGGAGCCCGGCGAGGCGACTCTCGTGTCGATGTCGTGCCTCGACGACGACGCGCAGGGCGAGGCACTCGAGGTGCTCTGGGAGCACGAGATCGACACCGAGGTCGTCCGCGCTTCGTGGGACCGGCTCGGGCGTCGCAACTTCGATGCGCCGTCGCGGTTCGCGGCGTACCTCCACGCTCTTCGCTGGAACTGCGTGACGGCGACCAACCCGAGGCTCTTTCAGTCGCCCTGGCGTGCGGGCATCGAGGTCATGTCGTACCAGCTCGAGCCGCTCCGCAAGGCCCTCCGGCTGCCCCGCGTGAACCTCTTCATCGCGGACGACGTGGGACTCGGCAAGACCATCGAGGCCGGGCTCGTGCTCCGCGAGATGGTCATGCGCCAGCGCGTGCGTCGCGCGGTCGTCGTGGCTCCGCCTTCGGTCGTGATCCAGTGGAAGGAAGAGCTCGAGCAGCGGTTCGGGCTCACCTTCGTCATCTACGACCGCGACTACGTCGCCCGCTGCCGCCGCGAGCGCGGCTACGCGGTGAACCCGTGGACCACCCACTCGCGCTTCATCCTTTCGCACGCGCTCCTGCGCGACGAGGAGTACGCGGCGCCACTGCGAGACCTGCTCAGCATCGACGAGAACGGCAAGCCGCGCGACGGCGCTGATCCGGGCTCGCTCCTCATTCTCGACGAGGCCCATCATGCGGCGCCCGCGAGCAGCTCCAAGTACGCGATCGACTCGCAGTTCACGCGCGCCGTTCGCGATCTGGCCGAGCGCTTCGAGCACCGCCTCTTCCTCTCTGCGACGCCGCACAACGGCCTCTCCAACTCCTTCTCGGCGCTCCTCGAGATCCTCGATCCCCAGCGCTTCGTACGCGGCACTCCCGTCGAGCCGAAGCTCCGCGACGAGGTGATGGTCCGCCGCCTAAAGATGGACCTTCGCGAGATCTCTGGTGGGTTCCCGAAGCGCATTCCGGTTCCGGTGCCGTTGGATGGGTTGCCGCCGGACGCGCCCGAGCTCGAGCTGGCGAAGCTGCTCGACGAGTACTGGGAGGCGCGCGAGGAGCGGCTCGAGGGGCTGCCCCCGAAGCAGCGCGCCGCGCAGGGCCTAGTCCTAGTCAACCTGCAGAAGCGCCTGTTCTCGTCGATCGAGGCCTTCCATCGGACCCTAAAGGCGCACCGTCGCGCCCTCGAGAGGGCCGCGGCGGAGTCACACGCGCCACCGACCGCCGCCAACCTCGAGCTGCTGCTCACGCAGCCCGACGCCGAGGACGAGCGCTCCGAGCTCGCGGAGGACGAGGTCGAGACTGAAGAGGAGCATGCTGTCGAAGCAGCGACCGCCGCGGGCGGCGGGAAGCCGTCCGCGCGCGAGGTCGATCTCGTCAGCCGCATGGAGCAGCTGGCCGAGCGCTCGCGTCGCCTGCCCGATGCCCGGGTGCGCTGGCTCGTCGACTGGGTGCGTCGAGAGATGTGCCCGAAGCTTCCGGCGCTCGGCGTGCCCTCAGCCTCTGCCCCGGCCGAGTGGCTGCCTCGGCGCGTAGTCATCTTCACCGAGTACGCAGACACCAAGCGCTACCTCGAGCAGCAGCTCAAGGCGGCCATTGGCACCACGGACCAGGGCGACGATCGACTCGCGACCTTCCACGGCGGCATGACCGACGAGCTACGCGAGCAGGTGAAGCGTGCCTTCAACACCGACCCGACGAAGCACCCGCTACGAATCCTCGTCGCGACCGATGCGGCCCGCGAGGGCGTGAACCTGCAGAACCACTGCGCGGACCTGGTTCACATGGATCTGCCGTGGAACCCCTCCCGCCTCGAGCAGCGCAACGGTCGCATCGATCGCAAGCTCCAGCGCGCCGCCGAGGTTCGCTGCCACTACTTCGTCTACGCACAGCGCGAAGCCGACCGGGTCCTCGAGGTGCTCGCCGAGCGCACCAAGGTCATCCACGAGGAGCTGGGGAGCATGCCCCCCGTGCTCGAAGAGCGAATGACGCGCCGGCTGGCGAAGGGCATCGGTCCGCGGGGACGGAAGGAGCTCGCCGAAGCGCTCCGCAAGGACACTGCAGAACCGCAGAACCAGGCCGCCCCCGAGGAGCTCGAGGGGGCGCGCGAGCGCAAGGCGGCTCTGCAGAAGCAGCTCGACGAGCTGCGTAACATCCTCGACCAGTCGCGTCGTTCGCTCGACCTGAACGAAGGGCAGCTCCACGGCGTGCTGTGCGAGTCGCTGGGCATGCTCGGCGCTGACCTTCTGAAGCCCGCGACGGGCCGCACCGATCAGGCCTTCGAGGTCCCGGCACTCGATCGCCGCGCGGGTGCCGACCCTACCTGGGCCGACACGCTCGACACGCTGCGGAGCCCTCGTCCGCGAGGGATGAAGGTCTGGGAGTGGCGCCGCACCGCGCCGATTCGCCCGGTCGTCTTCAAGGACCCCGGACACATCGACGAAGACGTCGTCCATCTGCATCTCGAGCATCGTCTGGTGCAGCGCCTCCTCGGGCGCTTCCTCGCTCAGGGCTTCGTCCTCGACGATCTCGCTCGCGCGTGCGTCGGGCAGACTGACGACGCGGTTCCGCGCGTGCTGCTGCTGGGCAGGCTCTCGCTCTATGGCGACCGTGCGGCGCGCCTCCATGACGAGGTGGTATCCGTGGCTGCACGCTGGACGGATCCGACGGCTCGCAAGGGCGGGCTCAAGCCCTACGCCGAAGACGCGCAGGAGAAGTCCTGGGACTTGCTGCTGGCATCGATCTCCAAGGGCAGTGACCCAGCAGCCGCGCCCGAGGTTCAGAAGAACATCTTGCGCTCGGCATCGTTAGACGTGACAGAGCTGCTCCCGCATCTTCACGCGCGTTGCGAGCTGGTGGCCGGAAAAGCGATCGCCAAGCTCAACGAGCGCGGGCAGCGAGAGGCCCGCGAGATGGTAGAGATCCTCGCGGGGCAGAAGGCGCGCATCGAGCGCGAGCTGGCGAAGGTCGAAGGTCCGCAGCAAGCCTTCGAGTTCAAAGGTTTCAACGACGAGGAGCAACGGCAGCTGCGCGACAACGCGAAGTTCTGGCGGCGCCGTATCGAGGCCATCCCGCGCGAGACGGAGCTCGAGCCAAAGCGCATCCTGCAGAGCTACGCGGTACGGGCGACGCGCATCGAGCCCGTGGGGATCGCCTACCTCTGGCCGGTGACGGGGTGA
- a CDS encoding N-6 DNA methylase has translation MATDHELRVHRDWIGLLQPVGLVVSPPALLAAQAFPDKNILKEQQTLLALITPPAPKDGEKKSEERPPLPLSFEALATQVLGWKPNKLAGSPSGPALPESIELVLPEFGETLRPTLAVPAVKEDDAEWMILVQELVDGTSFDEPPAEETKKWHASPQIRLERLLRETGVPIGILANGRFIRLVYAPRGESSGHVTWPVHRLVTALDRDMLSALCMLLGSARLFALPRDQRLPHLLKESRKYQNVVSTKLAGQVLEALNELLRGFQSANEAAKGGLLDATVREDPDHLYGGLLAVLLRLVFILYAEERGLLSSSAAYVRNYSLVGLFDKLRIDAGRFPDTMDQRYGAWSRLLVLFRMVHDGARRGDLRLPPRYGHLFDPDGWAFLEGRPLRINRVIGAPVEVPKVPDGVVLRVLEKLLLLDSDRLSYRALDVEQIGSVYENMMGFRLERAFETSIGVGKQHVVIGLETLLAKKSAEREKLLKETASVELTGKASEALKDAGTVEDLVAALSRRISPLTPRTVPTGGLYLQPTDERRRSGSHYTPRELTEPIVRTTLRPILEDLGPNPKPEQLLALKVCDPAMGSGAFLVESCRQLAEQLVKAYDVHGRPTDIPPDEDVLLYAQRQVAQHCLYGVDKNPFAVDLGKLSLWLATLARDHAFTFLDHSIRHGDSLVGLTREQIASFHWAPEKQIPVIRTFVDKAIAEAMALRAKIPDLANSDDVREKRQLLRDADDALAKVRMVGDAVVASFFSEDKPKGREEARQRWETKAQAWLSGRDSSGDVAGFVADLRAGEKPVPCFHWEVEFPEVFSSPRCGFHGVVGNPPFLGGTRISSHLGKTYLDAIGSLFPGCGNRADLVAYFFRRGFSLIRAGGCLGLLATNTIAQGDTRAGGLRVLRHHGAWLYDVRKRVRWPGTAAVVVSVIHVAKERQIPSPVLDGNAVPLITAFLFDRGSDDDPAPLRSNHGRAFSGIDLKGLGFTFQDGNDKAHPLSAARTLLSVHPELAERIVPFVGGEELNEELNPGSERLVACLSDLEEEDLQTVAALANLIVPKVASQRSTMSGDVRDWPAWKFWRPRPEFLRIRGMFPRYLARPSISKHHALRFLSGRTLPSHNVTVLMYEEWAAFAVLQSRVHEVFASSLSSSLEDRQGYRPSDCFETFSFPEDWAIIPELESAGSKYEECRSQAMTERREGLTDTYNRFHDPDESAPTILKLRELHAAMDRAVLDAYGWTDIQPICEFLLDYEEEDDEAESSAGRRKKKPWRYRWPDDVRDEVLARLLELNAQRAKQEANRPPAVAQAAEAADGKKSRSRGKGKKPTPVGQGGLFGGESE, from the coding sequence ATGGCGACTGACCACGAGCTTCGAGTGCATCGCGACTGGATCGGGCTGCTCCAGCCCGTTGGTCTCGTCGTGTCGCCGCCGGCGCTGCTGGCCGCGCAGGCTTTCCCGGACAAGAACATCCTGAAGGAGCAGCAGACGCTGCTCGCGCTCATCACGCCGCCCGCTCCGAAGGACGGCGAGAAGAAGTCGGAGGAGCGCCCGCCGCTCCCGCTCAGCTTCGAGGCTCTCGCGACGCAGGTGCTCGGCTGGAAGCCGAACAAGCTTGCGGGCAGTCCGAGCGGCCCCGCGCTGCCCGAGTCGATCGAGCTGGTGCTGCCGGAGTTCGGCGAGACGCTCCGCCCCACCTTGGCAGTCCCCGCCGTCAAGGAAGACGACGCGGAGTGGATGATCCTCGTCCAGGAGCTGGTCGACGGCACCTCGTTCGATGAGCCGCCTGCCGAGGAGACGAAGAAGTGGCACGCGAGCCCGCAGATCCGGCTCGAGCGGCTGCTCCGCGAGACCGGCGTGCCGATCGGCATCCTCGCGAACGGGCGGTTCATCCGGCTCGTTTACGCGCCTCGCGGCGAGTCGTCGGGGCACGTCACCTGGCCCGTGCATCGCCTGGTCACCGCGCTCGACCGCGACATGCTCTCGGCGCTCTGCATGCTGCTCGGCTCCGCGCGGCTGTTCGCGCTGCCGCGTGACCAGCGGCTGCCGCACCTCCTCAAGGAGAGCCGCAAGTACCAGAACGTCGTCTCGACGAAGCTCGCGGGGCAGGTGCTCGAGGCCCTGAACGAGCTCTTGCGCGGGTTCCAGTCGGCGAACGAGGCAGCCAAGGGCGGCCTGCTCGACGCGACCGTGCGCGAGGATCCGGACCACCTCTACGGCGGCCTGCTCGCGGTGCTGCTCCGGCTCGTGTTCATCCTCTACGCCGAGGAGCGGGGCCTCCTGTCTTCGTCCGCGGCCTACGTGCGGAACTACTCGCTGGTCGGCCTCTTCGACAAGCTCCGCATCGACGCCGGCCGCTTCCCCGACACGATGGACCAGCGCTACGGCGCCTGGTCGCGCCTGCTCGTGCTCTTCCGCATGGTGCACGACGGCGCTAGGCGCGGTGACCTGCGCCTGCCACCGCGCTACGGGCACCTCTTCGATCCCGACGGCTGGGCCTTTCTCGAGGGCCGACCCCTTCGCATCAACCGCGTGATCGGCGCCCCGGTGGAAGTGCCCAAGGTGCCCGATGGCGTGGTGCTGCGCGTGCTCGAGAAGCTGCTGCTGCTCGACAGCGACCGGCTCTCGTACCGGGCGCTCGACGTGGAGCAGATCGGCTCGGTCTACGAGAACATGATGGGCTTCCGCCTCGAGCGCGCGTTTGAGACCTCCATCGGTGTTGGCAAGCAGCACGTGGTCATCGGGCTCGAGACGCTGCTCGCGAAGAAGAGCGCGGAGCGCGAGAAGCTCCTCAAGGAGACGGCGAGCGTCGAGCTGACGGGCAAGGCCTCCGAGGCGCTGAAGGATGCCGGCACCGTCGAAGATCTCGTCGCCGCGCTGAGCCGGCGTATCTCGCCGCTCACGCCGCGCACGGTGCCGACTGGCGGGCTGTACCTGCAGCCCACCGACGAGCGACGGCGCTCTGGCTCGCACTACACGCCGCGCGAGCTCACCGAGCCGATCGTGCGCACGACGCTGCGGCCGATTCTCGAGGACCTCGGCCCGAACCCGAAGCCCGAGCAGCTCCTCGCGCTCAAGGTCTGCGACCCTGCGATGGGCTCGGGCGCGTTCCTGGTGGAGAGCTGCCGCCAGCTCGCTGAGCAACTGGTGAAGGCCTACGACGTTCACGGACGCCCGACCGACATCCCACCCGACGAGGACGTGCTCCTCTACGCGCAGCGCCAGGTCGCTCAGCACTGCCTCTACGGCGTCGACAAGAACCCGTTCGCGGTCGACCTCGGCAAGCTCTCGCTTTGGCTCGCGACGCTGGCGCGCGACCACGCTTTCACGTTTCTCGACCACTCAATCCGCCACGGCGACTCGCTGGTCGGGCTGACGCGCGAGCAGATCGCGAGCTTCCACTGGGCGCCGGAGAAGCAAATTCCGGTGATCCGCACGTTCGTGGACAAGGCGATCGCCGAGGCGATGGCGCTGCGAGCGAAGATCCCCGACCTCGCCAACTCGGATGACGTACGCGAGAAGCGGCAGCTCCTACGGGACGCGGACGACGCGCTCGCGAAGGTGCGGATGGTGGGCGATGCGGTAGTGGCGAGTTTCTTCTCAGAGGACAAGCCGAAGGGACGGGAAGAAGCGAGACAGCGGTGGGAAACGAAGGCACAGGCCTGGCTATCGGGACGCGACTCGTCCGGCGATGTTGCCGGCTTCGTCGCTGATTTGCGCGCGGGCGAGAAGCCGGTGCCGTGTTTTCACTGGGAGGTCGAGTTTCCCGAGGTGTTTTCGTCGCCGCGCTGCGGATTCCACGGCGTTGTTGGCAACCCTCCGTTCCTCGGTGGTACGCGGATCAGTTCGCATCTCGGCAAGACGTACCTCGACGCTATTGGCTCGCTGTTCCCCGGATGCGGCAACCGGGCCGACTTGGTCGCTTACTTCTTCCGCCGGGGGTTCTCTTTGATTCGGGCGGGCGGGTGTTTGGGACTGCTGGCGACCAACACGATCGCACAGGGCGATACACGCGCAGGGGGACTTCGAGTTCTGCGTCATCACGGGGCTTGGCTCTACGATGTCAGGAAACGAGTCCGGTGGCCGGGCACCGCGGCCGTGGTCGTCAGCGTCATCCACGTGGCGAAGGAACGCCAAATCCCCTCGCCCGTTCTGGATGGAAATGCAGTCCCCCTCATCACGGCCTTCCTCTTCGATCGAGGGTCTGATGACGACCCTGCACCCCTGAGGTCGAATCATGGTCGGGCTTTTTCCGGCATTGATCTGAAGGGCCTCGGATTCACCTTCCAGGATGGCAACGACAAGGCTCACCCGCTATCTGCTGCGCGTACGCTGTTGAGCGTTCATCCCGAATTGGCGGAGCGCATCGTGCCGTTCGTCGGCGGGGAAGAGCTGAACGAGGAATTGAACCCCGGGAGCGAACGACTGGTCGCGTGCCTTTCGGACCTCGAAGAAGAAGATCTCCAAACGGTAGCTGCGCTCGCCAACCTCATCGTGCCCAAAGTCGCATCCCAGCGATCAACGATGAGCGGCGACGTGCGCGACTGGCCCGCATGGAAGTTCTGGAGACCTCGCCCGGAGTTCTTGAGAATTCGGGGGATGTTCCCCCGCTATCTCGCTCGACCGTCGATCAGCAAGCATCACGCGCTGCGGTTCCTTTCGGGGCGAACGCTCCCATCGCACAATGTAACTGTGCTCATGTATGAAGAGTGGGCAGCGTTCGCTGTTCTACAGTCCCGTGTGCACGAAGTCTTTGCATCGTCGCTCTCGTCTTCACTTGAGGACCGGCAGGGATATCGGCCATCCGACTGTTTCGAGACTTTTTCGTTCCCCGAGGACTGGGCGATCATACCGGAGCTCGAGAGCGCTGGTTCGAAGTACGAGGAGTGCCGAAGCCAAGCAATGACAGAGCGTCGCGAAGGTCTGACTGACACATATAATCGCTTCCACGACCCGGACGAATCTGCTCCTACAATCCTCAAGCTTCGGGAGCTGCATGCCGCAATGGACCGGGCCGTCCTCGATGCCTACGGCTGGACCGATATCCAGCCGATCTGCGAGTTCCTCCTCGACTACGAGGAAGAGGACGACGAGGCGGAGTCCTCCGCCGGTCGCCGCAAGAAGAAGCCGTGGCGCTACCGTTGGCCTGATGATGTCCGCGACGAAGTGCTCGCCCGTCTCCTCGAGCTGAACGCCCAGCGCGCGAAGCAAGAAGCCAACAGACCGCCGGCAGTCGCTCAAGCAGCGGAGGCAGCTGACGGCAAGAAGTCTCGTAGTCGCGGGAAGGGCAAGAAGCCGACGCCGGTGGGTCAGGGCGGTTTGTTTGGCGGGGAGAGCGAATAG
- a CDS encoding AAA family ATPase, with the protein MTTVLQKLSLNAYRGVTGLVLENLTPVSLVVGANNSGKSSILEAAGLLLRPPDPGQWVSAVRRRDADLALVDGIWSMFPGAEAVHPEDGPQQSSAIELSATLGDRERTVSATAQASELPGAAEGAELAVRVDVSVNGEPAIELRFPGIKPVVHQVPVYRVFTVTPSSHYSTSVFVEQLSQVVDAGRKQLAVQLMGLFDAEVEDLDVIKSHGREAVRVTHASRGVVDLSSFGDGVRRAAALALTLTRASQGVLLIDEIESGIHHRVLRPVIGKLLEAAAAAQVQILATTHSLEAVDAIIGSIEDRGTPDALSAFWVQRQDGKHEVRRYDFAKLCTLREGGLDIR; encoded by the coding sequence ATGACGACCGTTCTGCAGAAGCTCTCGCTCAATGCGTATCGCGGCGTCACCGGCCTCGTGCTCGAGAACCTCACGCCTGTGAGCCTCGTGGTTGGTGCGAACAACTCGGGCAAGAGCTCGATCCTCGAGGCGGCCGGGCTGCTGCTGCGCCCACCCGATCCCGGGCAGTGGGTCAGCGCTGTTCGCCGACGGGACGCCGATCTCGCGCTGGTGGATGGCATCTGGTCGATGTTCCCTGGTGCTGAGGCGGTCCATCCCGAGGACGGCCCCCAGCAGTCGTCGGCCATCGAGCTCAGCGCCACGCTGGGTGACCGGGAGCGCACCGTGTCCGCCACGGCACAGGCCTCGGAGCTTCCTGGCGCTGCAGAGGGAGCTGAGCTTGCAGTTCGCGTCGACGTCAGCGTCAACGGCGAACCGGCGATTGAGCTCCGCTTCCCCGGCATCAAGCCGGTGGTTCACCAGGTCCCCGTCTACCGTGTGTTCACGGTGACACCGTCCTCGCACTACTCGACGAGCGTGTTCGTCGAGCAGCTTAGCCAAGTGGTAGATGCCGGTCGCAAGCAACTCGCCGTGCAGCTCATGGGGCTGTTCGACGCCGAGGTCGAGGACCTCGACGTGATCAAGTCGCACGGACGCGAAGCGGTTCGCGTGACACACGCGAGTCGTGGCGTCGTCGACCTCTCGTCGTTCGGCGACGGCGTTCGTAGGGCGGCTGCTTTGGCCCTGACGCTCACGCGGGCCTCGCAGGGGGTGCTCCTCATCGACGAGATCGAATCCGGTATCCACCACCGCGTGCTTCGTCCCGTGATCGGCAAGCTGCTGGAAGCGGCGGCTGCCGCCCAGGTTCAGATTCTGGCGACGACGCACAGCCTCGAGGCCGTGGACGCCATCATCGGCTCCATCGAGGACCGCGGCACGCCGGACGCGCTCAGCGCCTTCTGGGTGCAGCGGCAGGACGGCAAGCACGAGGTCCGCCGCTACGACTTCGCGAAGCTCTGCACGCTGCGCGAAGGGGGGCTCGACATCCGATGA
- a CDS encoding AAA family ATPase has protein sequence MSNAKLLAVTVERFKSFEARTRVELAPLTIILGRNNSGKSSLIQSLLLLKQTLRDARSDVMFKHEGDVEAFNLRELTFGWPAQADSVPGPSIVVEWECDVAVRATFEQPRPPDLANLAKLSGVPWLASPPERRTLRTTMSIDTLEVRGTTKVGSIRLESIEAERTTTLAITVGESGSSCTWNGQSASKIDVEFDHFIPYLRVDRGELGPRDKQRAWHNAHLVLFAQPLEDLKKLLSDMQYLGSSREPPPSLYRVKAAPNELGVSGELAANLLHRREREIVHFLPLLDISAGALNVSRTVRARPLVDAVNDLMKALSVRANVRVQEVQEVGFRVLFGEASLVHVGRGLGYLLPLVAIGLFADPMRFTGAAEDLPLNEYAKCCGAFTQVALEEPEAHLHPKVASRLAHWLVSLAMSNRRMMVETHSDHLVRRLRGLAARAGKGSDLERWLLENVVVLSVEQDAQGRSTVTSSRLTAEGGVGEVWPADFMDEATDEESAIYYAKLDKTKDDATTGNVNWNDSDEPERDETP, from the coding sequence ATGAGCAATGCAAAATTGCTGGCTGTCACGGTCGAGCGCTTCAAGTCGTTCGAGGCGCGCACCCGGGTTGAACTCGCGCCGCTCACAATCATCTTGGGGCGCAACAACTCGGGCAAGAGCTCGCTGATCCAAAGCCTGCTTCTCCTGAAGCAGACCTTGCGCGACGCGCGATCTGACGTGATGTTCAAGCACGAGGGGGACGTCGAGGCATTCAACCTCCGCGAGCTGACGTTCGGCTGGCCGGCGCAGGCGGATTCCGTGCCCGGCCCCTCAATCGTCGTCGAGTGGGAGTGCGATGTTGCCGTGCGCGCGACATTTGAACAGCCTCGGCCGCCAGATCTAGCCAACCTAGCGAAGCTGTCCGGGGTCCCGTGGCTCGCCAGCCCGCCGGAGCGACGCACGCTCCGCACGACGATGTCCATCGATACCCTCGAGGTCCGCGGCACTACGAAAGTGGGATCGATTCGACTCGAATCGATCGAGGCAGAACGTACGACGACTCTGGCGATCACAGTTGGCGAGAGTGGTTCGTCATGCACCTGGAACGGCCAGAGTGCCTCCAAGATCGATGTTGAGTTCGACCACTTTATTCCGTACCTGCGCGTCGACCGTGGCGAGCTGGGGCCGCGCGATAAGCAGCGCGCCTGGCACAACGCCCACCTCGTTCTATTCGCCCAACCCCTAGAGGATCTGAAGAAGCTCCTGTCGGACATGCAGTACCTGGGCTCCAGCCGCGAGCCTCCGCCAAGTCTGTACAGGGTTAAGGCGGCGCCAAATGAGCTTGGCGTGAGCGGGGAACTTGCGGCCAATCTCCTCCATCGACGCGAGCGCGAGATTGTCCATTTTCTCCCGTTGCTCGACATCTCGGCCGGAGCGTTGAACGTTTCGCGAACGGTCCGCGCTCGCCCGCTTGTTGACGCTGTCAACGACCTTATGAAGGCGCTGTCCGTGCGCGCGAATGTGCGTGTTCAGGAAGTTCAGGAGGTTGGATTCCGGGTGCTGTTCGGCGAAGCGAGCCTCGTGCACGTTGGACGAGGTCTCGGTTATCTCCTCCCACTCGTGGCGATCGGCCTGTTCGCAGACCCGATGCGATTCACTGGAGCCGCTGAGGACCTTCCGTTGAACGAGTATGCCAAGTGCTGCGGCGCCTTCACTCAGGTCGCGCTCGAAGAACCAGAGGCGCACCTCCATCCGAAGGTTGCCAGTCGGCTAGCGCACTGGCTGGTCAGCCTGGCAATGTCGAACCGACGCATGATGGTTGAGACGCACAGTGACCACCTCGTGCGGCGGCTGCGCGGCCTCGCGGCGCGCGCAGGCAAAGGATCCGATCTGGAGCGGTGGTTGCTCGAGAACGTCGTGGTCCTCAGCGTCGAGCAGGACGCGCAGGGTCGCTCGACCGTGACGTCGAGTCGTCTCACCGCTGAAGGTGGCGTGGGGGAGGTGTGGCCCGCCGACTTCATGGATGAGGCGACTGACGAAGAGAGTGCCATCTACTATGCGAAGCTCGACAAGACGAAAGACGACGCCACCACCGGGAACGTGAACTGGAACGACAGCGACGAGCCCGAGAGGGACGAAACGCCATGA